The following are encoded in a window of Lagenorhynchus albirostris chromosome 3, mLagAlb1.1, whole genome shotgun sequence genomic DNA:
- the STARD4 gene encoding stAR-related lipid transfer protein 4 isoform X2: protein MRYTTAGQLWNIISPREFVDFSYTVDYKEGLLSCGISLDWSEKRSEFVRGYNHPCGWFCVPLKDSPNRSLLTGYIQTDLRGMIPQSAVDTAMASTLINFYGDLQKALQKA, encoded by the exons ATGCGTTATACTACTGCTGGTCAGCTTTGGAATATAATTTCCCCAAGAGAGTTTGTTGACTTCTCCTATACTGTGGACTATAAAGAAGGGCTTTTATCCTGTG GGATAAGTCTTGACTGGAGTGAAAAGAGATCAGAATTTGTTCGTGGATATAACCATCCCTGTGGTTGGTTTTGTGTTCCTCTTAAAGACAGTCCAAACCGGAGTCTTTTGACAGGCTATATTCAGACGGATCTGCGTGGAATGATTCCCCAGTCTGCAGTAGATACAGCCATGGCAAGCACTTTAATCAACTTCTATGGTGATTTACAAAAAGCCTTACAAAAGGCATAA
- the STARD4 gene encoding stAR-related lipid transfer protein 4 isoform X3: protein MAEPASGRVWTSQGKQMEDLPDAAVLATRLKNTLIQYHSLEDDKWRVAKKMKDVTIWRKPSEEFNGYLFKAQGVIDDVVNSVIDHIRPGPCRLDWDSLMTSLDILEYFEENCCVMRYTTAGQLWNIISPREFVDFSYTVDYKEGLLSCGISLDWSEKRSEFVRGYNHPCGWFCVPLKDSPNRSLLTGYIQTDLRGMIPQSAVDTAMASTLINFYGDLQKALQKA from the exons ATGGCGGAACCGGCGTCCGGACGTGTGTGGACCTCACAG GGAAAACAAATGGAAGACCTGCCTGATGCAGCTGTTTTGGCGACTAGACTTAAAAACACTCTCATCCAATACCACAGCCTTGAAGATGACAAGTGGCGAGTtgctaagaaaatg aaagatGTAACAATTTGGAGGAAACCTTCAGAAGAATTTAATGGATATCT CTTCAAAGCCCAAGGTGTTATAGACGATGTCGTCAATAGTGTAATAGACCATATACGTCCAGGTCCCTGTCGCTTGGATTGGGACAGCTTAATGACCTCATTGGATATTTTGGAGTACTTTGAAGAG AATTGCTGTGTGATGCGTTATACTACTGCTGGTCAGCTTTGGAATATAATTTCCCCAAGAGAGTTTGTTGACTTCTCCTATACTGTGGACTATAAAGAAGGGCTTTTATCCTGTG GGATAAGTCTTGACTGGAGTGAAAAGAGATCAGAATTTGTTCGTGGATATAACCATCCCTGTGGTTGGTTTTGTGTTCCTCTTAAAGACAGTCCAAACCGGAGTCTTTTGACAGGCTATATTCAGACGGATCTGCGTGGAATGATTCCCCAGTCTGCAGTAGATACAGCCATGGCAAGCACTTTAATCAACTTCTATGGTGATTTACAAAAAGCCTTACAAAAGGCATAA